The Pseudopipra pipra isolate bDixPip1 chromosome 29, bDixPip1.hap1, whole genome shotgun sequence DNA segment CCAATAGAATTAATTATGAGGTGTGAGGTGAGAGGGACTTACCGACTGTCCAGGAAGGAATCCAGGGAATGGCCAGAGGAGCCCTGGACCCTTGGAGCTTTATAGGCTTTCCTGAACTCCCAGGAAGATGAGCCAAGCTTTATACACGAGGTCCTAATTGCTTTCCAAACAAATCTTCCCACATGTGTAATGCTCCTAATGACTGTAATTATTTGAACCTTGTTTACCTGCATTATTCAGTTTTCTGTGGGAAATCCTGTTACCTGCTCTGGGCTCCCCTCTGCATTGTATTTTTACAGCCAGAATTAGTTGCAGACGTTGATTTTACCTCCTCTGTGTGAGCTTGGCATCGTGCAGtgaatcccagagtggtttgggctggaagggacctttgaaaccatccagttccaaccccctgccgtgggcagggacacttcaaccagagcaggttgctctgagctccctccaaccctgtcctgggccCAAACAAGAGACATCAAGGGCTGAAAGTTCATTAGGGGAGGCTTGGAGGGGGAAAGTTTTTAACCAGGTGGCTGCTGATGTGCAGCAGGGGCCGAATGTTGTGGAGCTTCGTGGATTTCCCAAGGATTCAGGTGGATTCTCAGAGCTGGGAGTCCCCGAATCACGGAATGGTTCAGGCTGGAAGTGTCACAGCTTGTTTAACTCTCACTTTTGAGCCCATTTCGGGGCAATTGCTTCgaatgcagaaagaaatgtgttgtttaatgaagaggaaaaacaccTCAAGTTGTCTGGGCTCGAAAACAACATCCTGTTTATGGAAACAGCCAAGGCACTTCCACCAAAAAGTGCATATTCcaaagctgctccagcccccGAGGGGGTTGTCTTGGATAATGTGCTATTTATATCCCAGCCATAAAACACTTTGCCTTCACAAACCGCTCATGAATATTTTGGGCATGTTTTGACATTCCTCGCTGTGTGGGAACCTCGTGGTTGGGGTGTCACAAAAAGCAGGGCCGGGTTCTCACAGCCCTCCAAAAAGCCCCAAACTCCCAGATCTCAGCAGGGTTTGCCCCCCCTCAAACCCCATCGCTGCAGATCGATGGCAGCTGGGATGAAAATTGTATTTCACGGCCCTTGACAGTTCTGTGTGGCTCAGGGATCTCTTGGAGGCTCCTGAACCAATTCCTCGTTGGAGCTTCTTCCTTAGAAACGATAGGAAAAATCGGCAGGAGTAGGAGGAAAAGGCGGCAAAGCTGCCCTTTAATTTCCAGCAGCGCAAAACCCCCTCTGGAAGCTGCGGGTGGGGATGGAGGCGGATTCCCGGGCGGATTCCCGGCTGAATTCCCGGCTGGATTCCCGGCTGGATTCCCGGCTGGAATCCCGGCTGGAATCTCCGCTCCTGCAGTTCCCGCCCGTGGCCACGAGGCGGCGACACCGCCCCGAGGGGATTTCGGGAACAGGGACATTCCCGGGACATTCCCGGGGGAAATCCCGCCTGGAAACCGCCCGGGGAGGGGGAACACGGGGAGAGGGGGAGCGGGAAAACggggggaaggggagcgggAGGGCCGTCCCCGTGCAGAGCCCCCGGGGTTCTCGGGGGGCACCGTTTGGTGACCGGTTCGAGGGCCCGGTTTGGTGCCGGCACAACCATCGGGAGCGAAACCGCAGCGAGGGGAGCCCGGAGTGTCCCGGACAAACCCCTCCCTGCTGATCCTCGGGGCTTCGCTGCTCCGGGCTGGGGGAACTGGGATTGCtcagcatggagaagagaagcccagaatggtttgggttggaagggacctcagagaccATTTTGTTCCAttcagggacacctcccactatcccaggttgctccaaccattccttggacactcccagggatccaggggcagccacagcttctctgggcaacacgtgccagggcctccccccctCACAGAGAACGATTTCTGCCATAGATTTGACCTGAATTTCTCTCCTTTCACCTTGAGCCCAGTTACCAAAGTTAAAGTGAATACTCCTTCTATGGGGAGCAAGACTCTTCCTAATCCTGGAGACTCCTGGCTGCACCACTCTCTGTTTTTAGAGGcaaatctttcattttattagaaaaaaaaatctacaaatcCTGCTTGGTCTGTTTGGGGCACTacagaggaagcagaggaggtgggatgggactgagctaAGCCTGGAGAGATGTCACAGTCCTTTCTGAGGGCTGAAAAAGAGCTCCTTGCTTTATCCAGACCTCCCAAacatctccctgcactgctgcaggagccgCTCCCCCGGGTAGGAAATCTGTGGGGGTAAATCCAGTGTGATCCCTGCCCTTATTTTAGGAGCAGCAGAACAACAGGGAACAGGTTGTTTCCAGGAATAGAAAGAGTTTTCAAAGGTGGAAAACAAACCAGGCAGAGAGCAGGACTCCAGCTGCAACCTGAGTTTAATGTGCTGATGGTACAAAGTGCAAACCGAATCGATCCAATGTCAGGAGGAAGCTCTCAGGGTGCAGACGCTGCcccacagctgtgctgctttgAGGTTCAAAGCCTGAGcacctgcccagagctgccaaaCTTCTCCCCAGCACCTTCTCCGGGGCAGGGACAGCCGAATTGTGGTCcgagaaggaagggaaggcacCGAACGAGCTGGACACGGGTACGaccagggaggggggaaacGCGGCCGAGGCTCCTGCGGGGCTCGGGAACGGGAGCGGGGGGAGGCGGGGCAGGAACCTCAGCCCTCAGCCACGCGTCTCGCTGGGTTCGCAGCTGCTTCCCGAGGGGTCCCGCAGCCTCCGCCTTCACCAGATCCACTTGGAAGCGCAGCGGCTCTTTTTGGGGTGGCTGGAGCGCTTGGCCGCCGCGGGGTGGTGGTGCCCGGGGCGATGGGGGGCCCGCGGGTACAGGCAGCGGCTCTTGCTCAGGTGCTGCGCGGAGGAGCCCTTGGCCTTCGCTCCCTCTTGCGGCAGCGAGCTTTTGGCGGCCGATTTCTGCGCCGGACACTCCTTGAGCCCCTTCCCGGGGGGACACTTGGTGGCCCGCGGCTCGGGGGGGCCCTTGGCGAGGCGCTGCTCGGCCGAGGGGGTGGGCGCGCACTCCTGGGTGGGGTAGCCCTTGGTGCACTTGTGCTGGGGGAAGCCCCCCGCGTACTCCTGCGGGCAGGGGCGGGCGATGCAGGGCTGCGGGGGGCACTCGGTGACCCCCCCCAGGGGCAGGGAGTAGCCGGGGAGCGCGGGCGGCCGCAGGTCGGGGCCGAACCAGCGCGAGGAGCTCTTGGCCAGGCGGGGGGACCTTCCCCCGGCCCGGCACGACGCCGAGTACCGGATGGCGCACGGGGGGAACCGCAGCTTGCCCGGCTCCGGGCACCGGGTGACGCACGGGGGGAGGCTCTTGGCCACCCGCTTCTTGTCGGGCCCGGCGGTCTcgcagggctggcagctctgcccgGGGCCGAACCTGACGCTGGGCAGCAGCCGGGTGGTCTCGCAGGGCTCGGAGTACAGCAGCAGGCACTTCTGCACGTAGGGCTGGCACggcagcagggagggctggcacggcagcagggagggctggcTCACGGCGGGCGGGGGGCACACGtaggtgaggggctgggggtagCTCTGCCAGCGGGGCGCCGGGCCCTTGATGATGCTCAGGGGGTGGCAGGTGCCCCCGCAGCCGTCGGCCCGCGCCGGGCACGGCTGGACGGTGTCGGTGCCGTAGGCGGGCCCCGGCAGGTACAGGGGTTTGTACCGCTCCCCGCAGCAGTGCATCGCGCCGGGAGGCACCTCGGACCTGCAAGACACGGCACAAACGCCCGCGGCTCGTGGGGGAGGCACcgaggggggtttggggggtgcGGGGTCAGAGATTCACCCCCGGGGCGCCTCCCGGGGCAGAACCCACACCCCGGGGGTCGGGGActcaggagcaggatgggatcAGCCAGGACAGGAGGTTCTGCTCCCGGCTCGTGACCCCACACCCCAAAGGCTGGAGActcaggagcaggatgggatcAGCCAGGACAGGAGGTTCTGTTCTGGCTCGTGACCCCACACCCCGAAGGTCGGGGActcaggagcaggatgggatcAGCCAGGACAGGAGGTTCTGCTCCCGGCTCATGACCCCACACCCCAAAGGTTGGAGActcaggagcaggatgggatcaggcagggcaggaggttcTGTTCCTGCCTCATGACCCCACACCCTGCTCTGAAGAGCCCAGGACCAGTCGGGGATCGCAGCCAGGCAGCCTGGGGAGGTTGGtgctgcagtgccagccctTCACCAGGACGTGGGGCACGACCCGGGGTTTTGCTGCCTGGAAACCTCCCTGGGACACCCTTTCCAGTTTTAGGTCCTGCAGCTCCCGAGATGAAAGGATGAAAGGCAAGGCAAAATTAAAGGTGTGGCCACGGGTAATCCCCGGGTGTGGCCACGGCCAAAGCCCGGCTCAGGTTCCATCACTGGGCTGAGGGCAAGGACGGGTTTGTGGCCACGGGGAGCTCGGCACGTAGGACCTGccccccctcctgctgccccaggacctgccccccctcctcctgctgccccaggacctgccctccctcctcctgccccacgaTTCCAAAGGGATCCGgggcctggcagtgccagctctGAGCTTGCAGGTCGTGCAGTCCcagctttgttttgttgtgtgccaggaaaggaaaggaaaggaaaaaggaaaggaaaaaggaaaggagaagggaaagggaaaaggaaaaaaaaggaaacaggatTGTTTTGAAGTGTTTGGTGGAAccaaaggagggaaggagaagccaCCAAGGCAAAATCCCAGCTGGTGCTGCCTGATGAACCatcacagccagggcagagctggggttgggagggacctctggaggtcaccaAAGCCCTGCCAGGGAGGGTGGCACAGGAGCCAGGTGGGGTTGGAAGGGCtccagctgggctgagctgagggAATCACAGCCCTcaaagcagccccagccctgccccacagTCCCCCCCAGCCAGAGTGCCCTGGTTTGGTCCTGGTAACCCCAAACCTGCTGCTCAAACCCCCGGGGGGCACCTCTGGCACCCAAACCTCCTCCTGGAAGGCCCTGCTGGAGTCCAGCTGAGGCCACATCCCCGGGGGAAGAACCAGGAGgctccagctggagctgcagccccacacTCTGCTCCTGTGACACGTCTCACTCTGcctcagccctgggagctgcgGGGGAAACCAGCCCACTTCCTTCCCCCCTCTGGAAAACACAGTTTCGGGGAGTTTTCTGGGGTTTAAATTGGATTATTTTGAGCCCAACAGGTACAGGAACCACCGAGGGTGAAAGGTGGTCTGATCGAAAAACGGTTTTATCATTTCAACATTTTTTGTAGATTAAGTGACCCAATTAAATCACTGCAAAGAAACCACATTTCCTGGCGATCCCTGGTTCTGTCTGTAAGTACAGAAGGGGTTCTGTCTCCCCAGATCCTGTCACTGGGTGACTCTCAGCCATGACAATGCTGCGTGTTGGGATCATCAGGAAAATTGTATCACTACAATTAAAACAATCACTGTCCAATAAAAACCACCCTTTGGAAAACAATGGCAGCAATTACACACCCGGTGCTCCGGGAGCTGCTGATGCTCACCCAGATAAGAATGTCATAAAGCAGGGGGGGGTCATTTGCATCTCAGACTTCTCTTTATCATATTTAGAAATTTCAGCACGTTCAGATTTCTCCAGAGGGCTGAATTTCCCCTCAGCACTGAACTCGATCAGCTTCTTGCTATTTTCAGGAAATAATTGCTCTGTTCAAGTtccagaaaacagcaggaaattcctctgGGCCGCCTCCTTTTCACCTCCAATCTCCCACCTGAGCCCTGACTTCGTGGAGCCAACACCCTCCTCTGGGTCAGAGCTTAGCAGAAAGCCCAGAAAAGCCCCCAAATCCCACTCCTGACTTCAGGAATCCACCTGGAAGCTCCGTCCCAACATCCCTcagcccagccaggagctgctccagcggCAGAGCCCCCCTGAAGGCAGAGCATCCCCCGGAGatgctgctccaggagcacGGGCAGGGCGAcctccacctgctccagccccccaGGGACCCGACAGCGTCTCAGGAGCTGCACTGGAAGCCAAACTTACCCAGGTGACGGGAGGGAAGGACGGGAGGGAAGTGCCTGGGAGAGCCCCGGCACGGCCGAGCCTTTATAGGGTGACCAAGTGCCCCAGGGGACTGAGGTGGTTGGGCTGGGGAGGCTCTAATTGCCTCCCAGTCCTGGCTGAGCCACgtgcagctctggggctggcCTGGCCccgtggggctgtggggacaccGGGATGGATCCCCCTGGAGCTCCCAGGGATCCCcctgagctgaggggctgcaccaaaaaCCCCTGCGAGGCCCAGGACACCCCACAGGGGCTGCTCCCACGGGTGGGAGCAAAGCATCGCTGCCTGCCCGGGGCAATCCCAGCTGGGAcacccccttcccaccccaaagCAGGGAGCAGCCCAAGGAACTCCTCATTCCAGGGGAGCTTCGGGCAGAAACCCCCTGGGAGCTTTGAAAAGCCGTCCAGGAAGGACTCGGCTCCCAGCCCGTCATTACCAGGGCACTTCCTGCACCTCCACGGGCAGCCCAGGGAGCAGGGGGGTCATTAGGGCCGAGAGGGCCTTGGGCTGAGGGCAGGACAGCTCCCAAAAATGCCCTGTCACAAAGGGATGAGAAGGGAACGACCTGCCCGGAGAGGTGACGCCTTTCCGGCCCGACCAGGAGGGGAAGGGCCGAGCTGGGGGGAGAAGCAGCTCCACAAACCAGTGGAGTggacaacaaaaaaccccatttcctgccctgctgcacaTTCCCCGCTCCAGTCACCCCTGCCTTTGTTCCCTGTCTGTGCCACCAATGGGAAAATTGGCAGTGGCGGGAGCGGGAGTTGCCGCCTGGGAATGAGCTTGGGGAGAGTCACAAACACTTTagggaaggctctggaattCTTGTGTCCCTTTAATGTGAATCCCACAGCTCCAAATTGGGTGTGGAATTCGGGTGACGTCCCCCAGCTGGAATAAAAAGAGGGGGAATAACCACAGAATCACcctctgagctggaagggacccacagggatcgTTGATCCCAATTCctggacaccccaaaatcccaccaggAACCCCAGAGTTGTCTgagccctcctggagctctggcagctttggggctgtgccctggggagcctgttcagtgcccaaccaccccctgggggaagaaccttttcccaatatccaaccccGAGGGGAAATGAGTGACTTTCCAGTGGAGCAATTGGAAAATCCCTCATCAATAGGAAGccccaggatgctgctgctttgcCTTCCCTGGAGGCTGTGAAATGATCTCCCAGGGATGTGGTTTATTGGTGGGATTGGCTGTGCTGGACTCCACGACCTGAAAGGCCTCTCACTTCAAGAATTCCATGATTTGGAGCGGAATGTCGAGCTCTCCTTTAGGAACCAAGAGCTgaatttcctattttctttttttttttttttttcccagaaaatccAAAAGCCTGAAGgcatctgcatttttttatttgcatctgcatttttttatttgcatttttttatttgtcatctgcattttttttatttgcatctgcattttttatttgtcaTGCGTTTTTTTGTTCGCACTTCTGACTTCCCACCTTCCCTCACCACCACAGGAAACAACCTGCTTGTTTTCCAGGTTAATCCCAACATTCCAAGGGCTGAAGGGAGGGACACCGCAGACAAAGCCTGACTCCAGCCTGGATCCCTCTGACTTTTACTGTGCTTCCCTCCCCTGAGCCACAAGGCCCTTTTTGATGGTAAATGATCTGACCCCGGATTTTAGGAGCCCAGCTGGCGTCGGGGAGCAGATTAAGGCCGTTTTTATGAGCTCCACCGGCCCAGTTCCCGGGGAAGCTCTGGATTGAGTCGTGTCCAGGTAACCCCAGCCCCCAGTTCGGTGTTTGGAGCAGAGCCCCGGCGATGATCCCATCGGGACCCGTCATCCAAACGACCCTAATTAGCATCTCTGAGGGCCTTTCATCTCGGGGAGACTCCTGGAGCCACACGGGGCATGGGGGGGGGTGTTATTATTGCTAATTAAGCACAGGGAAAAGCGAGGCAGGGCTGAGTCAGAACCACAGACTCCACCAGGGCACCTCCCAGACCAGGTCcctgggagggagaggagatcctgcagctcctgctcccccagcacgGCTTCCCTAAGGATCCCCCGGGTTTGGGGTCCTCTGGGAGAGCCCCGGGGCCCTGGAGATGGGGCAGCTCCTCCAaggggcacagcctggctcgggaacaggctgggagagctgggaatggtcAGCCCGGGGAGGAGAAGGTTGtggggagacctcagagccccttccaggagctgcaggggagctggagagggatgttCCTCAGGAACTGGGGTGACAGGACGAGGGGGTGGGTTCAGGCTGACAGAGGGGagatttaagttggatattggGGAGAAATTCCTGCCGGgaaggagggtggggaggccctggcacaggctgcccggagaagctgtggctgcccctggatccctgggggtgtccaaggccaggctggagcatcctgggctggtgggaggtgtccctgcccgtggcagggagtgggatgagCTGATTttccaggtcccttccaacccaaaccattccaggaccCTGTTCCTTCCTTTCAGAGGGGACACAGGTTGGGGGAACCTCCCAGGCGTTGGGGTGAGGAGCTCCCGGgtcactgctgctcttcccccTGCCCTTGGGGGCCAGAACATCCCCCCCAGACCAGAACACCCCCCCCAGACCAGAACATCCCCCCCAGACCAGAACATCCCCCCCAGACCAGAACATCCCCCCCAGACCAGAACACCCCCCCCAGACCAGAACACCCCCCCCAGGCCAGAACACCCCCCCCAGACCAGAACACCCCCCCAGACCAGAACATCCCCCCCAGACCAGAACATCCCCCCCAGAccagcacatccccccagaccAGAACACCCCCCCCAGACCAGAACACCCCCCCAGACCAGAACACCCCCCCAGACCAGAACACCCCCCCAGACCAGAACATCCCCCCCAGACCAGAACACTCCCCCCCCAGGACAGAACATCCCCCCCAGACCAGAACATCCCCCCCAGACCAGAACACCCCCCCCAGACCAGAACATCCCCCCCAGACCAGAACACCCCCCCCAGGCCAGAACATCCCCCCCAGACCAGAACATCCCCCCCAGACCAGAACACCCCCCCCAGACCAGAACACCCCCCCCAGGCCAGAACACCCCCCCAGACATCCAGGAGAAGGGACCAcgggctctgctcctgcaggagccccggggagggagcCAAGATGCCACCACAAGGTCACCGAGCCGGGGTGGGGCAGGGAAGATGCGGGCCAGCGTCCTGGCCGGGTCACACCCTCCCCTGCCTCTTGCAACACTTGTTTTCACCCTCCAAACACCCCTGAGCCACTTGGCCCGAGCTCATTTTCCTGATGACAGGGCCCATTACAGGgcctgtgtcttttttttttttcaggcaggaCTTCACCatgtttaataaaaaacaacccccaGGAGGCAGAAAGACGAGATTTTTAACCCAGGCTCAGACAGCTCTGTTTATTTAAGTCTCTCTGTatgtaaatatacatatatgtgtgtacaaataaagtttattttcaaCGCAGTGAAGAGCGCACAAAGAACACAATCAATTGCGTTTTACAGCTTAAACATTTACAAAACAGCCGTGCTGCAGCTTTCAGTGTTGTTTCAaaggctttgcttttgtttcaggtGGTGAGGTTTGATTTTAATTAAAGCAACCAAGTGAAGGAAAACCTTCGTTTCATTTCGGCTTCAGGGAGCCAGAAATCCTGCCCTGTTTaggggctgggctgagggaaTTTCTGGCCACTTCCCAAAGGGAAAGCCTTTGGAATACGGCCTCTCCTGGGCCTTTTCCCCTCTTAGGAGGACAATCTGAGAGGGTTGGGCTTGTCCCACCTGAACAGGAGGGAAAACTTCTCTCTAGGTGCCCGAACCCCCcgggaggggctggagtgtccctcccctccctggggAGACCCCAGAACTCTCAGGGGGGTTGGACCCacgggggtcccttccagcctcccCCATTCCGGGATTCTGGGTGAGATTCTTGGACCTTTTGCTCCACAAACCCACCTCGGGCTCCCCAGTAAGAACCAGTTCAGTGGAACCCAACTGGACCTGAACTCTGAGTCCCAGTCCCAGGACTAAACCCGGAGCTGGGCAGgggccagccccgctccagCAGCACTCCCAGTGGTGCTGCCGTGCTCTGGACTCCTGGGACGTTTCTCTTTcttgaattattattattattttgctttaaaatcacCGTTTATTCGAGTCGGGTGAGAATTTAATCCCACCCCACCAAACTGTGCCTGGCAGCAGATCCAGGGACGAGCcacaggcagctggagagcagccctgggaatgggatCACACGGGAATGGGATCACACGGGAACAGGAACACACCCAGGCAGAGCCGAGCTCCAGGGGAAACGTTGGAAAACAGGGATAAAGCGGATTGGGGAGACAGGAACCAGGTGCCCGAGGAGACAAATAACCCCCGTCCCAAAGCTGGGCCTCCCCCTTTTCCAGGggttttccttcccctgctccttttCACCAGGGCCACTTGGGGGCTGAGATGTACTTTTTGAAGTGATTGGAAATTTTTACCCCACCTGACTGACAGTGCTGCTGAGAGACACTCGGGGTGGCACTCTGATAACAGGTACACTTGGTGGCACTTTGCTGAGGGACACACTTGGTGGCACTTTGCTGAGGGACACAGCTGGTGGCACTTTGCTGAGGGACACAGCTGGTGGCACCCTGATAACAGACACACTTGGTGGCACTTTGCTGAGGGACACACTTGGTGGCACTCTGGTAAGGGACATAAATTGTCCCAGACTGCTGAGGGACACACTTGGTGGCACTTTGCTGCTGAGGGACACACTTGGTCACACTCTGATAAGGGACACTCTGATaagggacacactggctggcACTTTGCTGCTGAGGGACACACTTGGTGGCACTTTGCTGAGGGACACACTTGGTGGCACATCTTTGCTGCTGAGGGACACATTTGGTCACACTCTGATAACAGACACACCTGGTGGCACTTTGCTGAGGGACACATTTGGTGGCACTTTGCTGCTGAGGGACACACTTGGTCACACTCTGATAAGGGACACACTTGGTGGCACATCTTTGCTGCTGAGGGACACACTTGGTCACACTCTGATAAGGGACACACTTGGTGGCACATCTTTGCTGCTGAGGGACATACCTGGTGGCACTTTGCTGCTGAGGGACACAAACTGTCtcaccctgctgctgggggacacAAATGGAGGCACAGTcggtggcactgggctgggggacacacTTGGTCACACACCTGGAGGCCCATTGCTGGGGGACACAGGAGGTGACACCTTGCTGGGGGACAGAGGAGGTGACACTCTGCTGGGGGACACAGGAGATCTGCTGGGGGACACAGGAGATCTGCTGGGGGACAGAGGAGGTGCCACCCCGCCGGGGTCCCTGGCAGGTCAGGTGCGGGTACGAGCCCCCCTTGGCCGCTCGCTGCTGGGGGACACAGGTGGTGACACACCTGGGCACGCCCTGCCGGGGGCACAGGGTGCTCACACACTGCTGGGGGACACACCTGGTGGCactctgctgctgggggacCCCCTTGGTGGCACAGGCTGGCCGAGGGACACAGGTGGTCACGCACCTCTGCTGCGGGGGGCCGGTGGCGGGCgggcgctgctgctgctggggcacgCACTGGGTCACGCCCTGGGGCTGGCACACGCCCGCCACGCCCGTGGGCACGCAGGTGGTCACGCACCgaggctgctgcaggacacGCTGGGGCGGTGGCACCGCCTGGGCCACgctctgctgggggggcacGGCGATGGGCGGGCACGGCGCGGGCACCcgctgctgctggggcacaCACGGGGTCACCCCCCGGTGCTGGG contains these protein-coding regions:
- the LOC135403907 gene encoding keratin-associated protein 10-6-like translates to MSCYQCLPAAHQAPVPTPCPGRPRAAPAWRSTPCLAQSVTRLVPRQQLLPSSLCQQQLLPSSLSPGGDPVCAPAPGGDPVCAPAPGGDPQQRVPAPCPPIAVPPQQSVAQAVPPPQRVLQQPRCVTTCVPTGVAGVCQPQGVTQCVPQQQQRPPATGPPQQRCVTTCVPRPACATKGVPQQQSATRCVPQQCVSTLCPRQGVPRCVTTCVPQQRAAKGGSYPHLTCQGPRRGGTSSVPQQISCVPQQISCVPQQSVTSSVPQQGVTSCVPQQWASRCVTKCVPQPSATDCASICVPQQQGETVCVPQQCATKCVPYQSVTKCVPQQQRCATKCVPYQSVTKCVPQQQSATKCVPQQSATRCVCYQSVTKCVPQQQRCATKCVPQQSATKCVPQQQSASQCVPYQSVPYQSVTKCVPQQQSATKCVPQQSGTIYVPYQSATKCVPQQSATKCVCYQGATSCVPQQSATSCVPQQSATKCVPQQSATKCTCYQSATPSVSQQHCQSGGVKISNHFKKYISAPKWPW
- the LOC135404105 gene encoding uncharacterized protein LOC135404105, whose protein sequence is MHCCGERYKPLYLPGPAYGTDTVQPCPARADGCGGTCHPLSIIKGPAPRWQSYPQPLTYVCPPPAVSQPSLLPCQPSLLPCQPYVQKCLLLYSEPCETTRLLPSVRFGPGQSCQPCETAGPDKKRVAKSLPPCVTRCPEPGKLRFPPCAIRYSASCRAGGRSPRLAKSSSRWFGPDLRPPALPGYSLPLGGVTECPPQPCIARPCPQEYAGGFPQHKCTKGYPTQECAPTPSAEQRLAKGPPEPRATKCPPGKGLKECPAQKSAAKSSLPQEGAKAKGSSAQHLSKSRCLYPRAPHRPGHHHPAAAKRSSHPKKSRCASKWIW